One window of the Lytechinus variegatus isolate NC3 chromosome 3, Lvar_3.0, whole genome shotgun sequence genome contains the following:
- the LOC121411928 gene encoding uncharacterized protein LOC121411928, producing the protein MMVVEQASRPATKQHGETDKDKDGKERKPRNSGDILARRRFENIRKHSARTRHRTGIINTGEKNRLTIVENQMVKAHKVAEARIQRMKLQLRRELHEMEAGRRALRRRSICVRDEDRDRDRQDLSKYCQRGRYLYAMRNEVKTQKEDMESYNERLEKARKMLQPAKKNSTLAMDRGKLLGLAPSNSYLKVGRRISVVEAPPAAKLLAFQDSDDDDDDIEEISKAMPVKINLDKSDLRAKSLSSTKTPPPFDVNQLRKEFGPEMRKALESLMMDDPSVMLAMPVSRETTRGSRRDFENYGTLEQLADANRPNEGSKPDNQPSEKTGDAGKLKLPPVQVEKSLVGRVPKNHKVTAAAKPLLSTVTET; encoded by the exons ATGATGGTAGTTGAGCAGGCCAGTCGCCCTGCTACCAAGCAGCACGGGGAGACTGACAAGGACAAGGATGGGAAAGAACGAAAACCTCGAAACTCTGGGGATATATTGGCTCGACGTCGCTTCGAGAACATTCGGAAGCATTCGGCACGCACTCGACATCGTACCGGTATCATAAACACTGGTGAAAAGAACAGACTGACAATCGTAGAAAATCAAATG GTGAAGGCACACAAGGTGGCGGAGGCAAGGATCCAGCGCATGAAGCTCCAGCTTAGGCGGGAGCTTCACGAGATGGAGGCTGGGAGACGAGCCCTTAGGAGACGCTCCATCTGCGTTAGAGATGAGGACAGGGATAGAGATAGACAGGATCTGTCAAAGTATTGCCAAAGAG GGCGTTATCTTTATGCCATGCGGAACGAGGTGAAGACGCAAAAGGAAGATATGGAATCTTACAACGAACGTCTCGAGAAGGCCAGGAAGATGCTACAACCGGCTAAGAAGAACAGCACATTGGCAATGGATCGAGGAAAACTATTAGGACTGGCACCGTCCAATTCCTATCTCAAGGTGGGTCGTCGTATTAGCGTGGTCGAGGCACCACCTGCAGCTAAGCTTCTTGCCTTCCAAGACAGcgacgatgacgacgacgacaTCGAGGAGATCTCAAAGGCGATGCCGGTTAAGATAAATCTTGACAAGAGTGATCTTCGGGCGAAGTCTCTAAGCAGTACCAAGACACCGCCGCCTTTTGATGTGAATCAGTTGAGGAAAGAATTTGGACCTGAGATGCGGAAAGCCTTGGAGAGTTTGATGATGGATGACCCTAGCGTCATGCTGGCCATGCCCGTTTCAAGGGAAACAACTCGAGGAAGCAGAAGAGACTTTGAGAATTATGGGACACTTGAGCAACTCGCAGATGCAAACAGACCAAACGAAGGGTCAAAGCCGGACAATCAGCCTTCAGAAAAGACTGGAGATGCTGGGAAACTTAAACTGCCACCGGTACAGGTGGAGAAGTCGCTGGTTGGGCGGGTTCCAAAGAATCACAAAGTAACTGCTGCCGCCAAACCTCTTCTGAGTACAGTTACAGAAACGTGA